A window from Sinorhizobium fredii encodes these proteins:
- a CDS encoding NfeD family protein: MIERIAFELGPWNWWVLGLLLLAAEVILPGVFLVWIALAALLTGVLSLLLWDTALWVWEVQLVTFSLLALVSVVIGRRFVVSSSESDEPLLNRRGESLVGRTAVLEQPIAEGRGRVRLDDTTWLVEGPDLPAGARVRIVASSGRQLTVEQA; the protein is encoded by the coding sequence ATGATCGAGCGCATCGCCTTCGAGCTCGGCCCCTGGAACTGGTGGGTCCTGGGCCTCCTGCTGCTGGCGGCGGAAGTGATCTTGCCGGGCGTGTTCCTCGTCTGGATCGCGCTTGCGGCGCTTTTGACCGGCGTCCTGTCGCTCCTCCTGTGGGACACGGCCTTGTGGGTCTGGGAGGTGCAGCTCGTCACCTTCTCGCTGCTCGCGCTCGTCTCCGTGGTGATCGGGCGCCGCTTCGTCGTCTCCTCGTCGGAAAGCGACGAGCCCCTCCTCAACAGGCGAGGCGAAAGCCTCGTCGGCCGCACGGCCGTGCTCGAGCAGCCGATTGCCGAAGGCCGCGGCCGCGTCCGCCTCGACGATACGACCTGGCTGGTCGAAGGACCGGATCTGCCCGCCGGCGCCCGCGTGCGCATCGTCGCAAGCAGCGGCCGCCAGTTGACCGTCGAGCAAGCCTGA
- a CDS encoding GDSL-type esterase/lipase family protein, which yields MFRTRDAGKGSLLLRLTPVFLAAAAMLVTGFLASMAEAQEPVPRRTFFQRLFGGFAPQRRTYYQDQSAYPPQPRPRRIQRRRQQPAEQQRPRQQRAKPRVVDAPPPAPVVEKSPDAKKVLVVGDFVAGSLGDGLKTAFEMTPGVVVETRANGSSGLVRDDYFDLPENLPGYVAELKPSVIVVSLGANDRQMMRIGETNEAFRSDLWMAEYRKRVNALAALARKDNLPLLWVGMPPFQSTAMTADMVTFNGIYREEAEKVGGQFIDIWDGFVDEGGKFVLTGSDINGQQVRLRGSDGINLTKAGKRKLAFYVEKDIRKLLGEAAADADVPGAGKLKDLVVTAPLANEDIVKTPPISVTDPALDGATALLGAGAPEKGTGKSPRDLLVEKGEVPTAPVGRIDDFRLAKPATVISNPLLRNAQP from the coding sequence ATGTTTAGAACGAGAGATGCCGGGAAAGGGTCGCTTCTCCTGCGTTTGACGCCGGTCTTCCTGGCTGCGGCTGCGATGCTGGTCACCGGCTTCCTTGCCAGCATGGCCGAGGCGCAAGAGCCCGTCCCGCGTCGCACTTTTTTCCAACGGCTCTTCGGCGGCTTCGCGCCACAACGGCGAACTTATTATCAGGATCAGAGCGCCTATCCGCCGCAACCGCGGCCGCGTCGCATACAGAGGCGGCGGCAGCAGCCGGCCGAGCAGCAGCGGCCGCGCCAGCAGCGCGCCAAGCCGCGCGTCGTGGACGCCCCCCCGCCCGCTCCGGTCGTCGAGAAGTCGCCGGACGCGAAAAAGGTCCTGGTCGTCGGCGACTTCGTTGCCGGAAGTCTTGGCGACGGCCTGAAGACTGCCTTCGAGATGACGCCAGGTGTCGTGGTGGAGACGCGCGCCAACGGCTCGTCCGGCCTCGTCCGGGACGACTACTTCGATTTGCCGGAGAACCTGCCGGGCTATGTCGCCGAACTCAAGCCCTCGGTCATCGTCGTCAGTCTTGGCGCCAATGATCGCCAGATGATGCGGATCGGCGAAACCAACGAGGCGTTCCGCAGCGACCTGTGGATGGCGGAATACCGCAAGCGCGTCAACGCGCTCGCCGCGCTGGCTCGAAAGGACAATCTGCCGCTTCTCTGGGTCGGCATGCCGCCATTCCAGTCGACCGCCATGACCGCCGACATGGTCACCTTCAACGGCATCTATCGCGAGGAGGCGGAGAAGGTCGGCGGACAGTTCATCGACATCTGGGACGGCTTCGTCGACGAAGGCGGCAAGTTCGTTCTGACCGGCTCCGACATCAACGGCCAGCAGGTCCGCCTGCGCGGCTCCGACGGCATCAACCTGACCAAGGCGGGCAAGCGCAAGCTTGCCTTCTATGTCGAGAAGGACATCCGCAAGCTTCTCGGCGAGGCAGCCGCGGACGCGGACGTGCCGGGTGCCGGGAAACTCAAGGATCTTGTGGTTACCGCCCCGCTTGCCAACGAGGATATCGTCAAGACGCCGCCGATCAGCGTCACCGATCCGGCGCTCGACGGCGCCACAGCCCTTCTCGGAGCGGGCGCGCCTGAGAAGGGCACCGGAAAGAGCCCGAGAGATCTGCTCGTGGAAAAGGGCGAGGTACCCACCGCCCCAGTCGGCCGCATCGACGATTTCCGGCTGGCAAAGCCCGCAACGGTGATCAGCAATCCGCTGTTGCGGAATGCACAGCCATAG
- a CDS encoding lytic murein transglycosylase: MIRNRRTFFRHIAAALVAAAALGSSPARADQGFQNWINNFYATAAKSGISQATYRKAFAGVMTPDPAVIEKANYQPEFKHKIWEYIDSRVNPYTRRIGQEMAAKHARTLDSLERHFGVDRTILLAIWSMESNYGAVLQKDDRLHYVPRALATLAYADPKRAKFARTQLIAALKILQSGDITPRELTGSWAGAMGHTQFIPTSYLLYAVDADGNGHRDIWNSVPDALATAANLLKKNGWQPGETWGYEVVAPANAAKYSGQTKTLGQWAALGFLRPNGKGFRNSKTRAELKLPGGGGGPGFLMTRNFFVIKRYNASDSYALGVGLLADQIAGYAGMQQRWPRPDGSLDISEKFELQNRLKELGYYDGEVDGNFGSGSKAAIQAFQTQNGLTPDGEPTQNLLRALRR, translated from the coding sequence ATGATCAGAAACCGCAGGACGTTCTTCCGACATATCGCCGCCGCTCTCGTCGCCGCCGCCGCGCTGGGTTCATCGCCCGCGCGGGCGGATCAAGGTTTTCAGAACTGGATCAACAACTTCTACGCAACGGCCGCCAAGAGCGGCATCAGCCAGGCGACCTACCGCAAAGCTTTCGCCGGCGTGATGACGCCCGACCCGGCCGTCATCGAGAAAGCCAACTACCAGCCCGAATTCAAGCACAAGATTTGGGAATATATTGACTCGCGTGTCAATCCTTACACCAGGCGCATAGGCCAGGAGATGGCGGCCAAGCACGCGCGCACGCTCGACTCGCTCGAGCGGCATTTCGGCGTCGACCGCACCATCCTGCTGGCGATCTGGTCGATGGAGTCGAATTATGGCGCCGTCCTGCAGAAGGACGACCGGCTGCACTATGTGCCGCGCGCGCTCGCAACGCTTGCCTATGCCGACCCGAAGCGCGCCAAATTCGCCAGGACCCAGCTGATCGCGGCCTTGAAGATCCTGCAGAGCGGCGACATCACCCCGCGCGAGCTCACCGGCTCCTGGGCGGGCGCCATGGGGCATACGCAATTCATCCCGACCAGCTACCTGCTCTACGCGGTCGACGCCGACGGCAACGGCCATCGCGACATCTGGAATTCGGTTCCCGATGCGCTGGCGACGGCTGCCAACCTCTTGAAGAAGAACGGCTGGCAGCCGGGCGAGACCTGGGGTTACGAGGTCGTGGCGCCGGCCAATGCGGCCAAATATTCTGGCCAGACGAAGACGCTCGGCCAATGGGCCGCGCTCGGCTTCCTTCGCCCGAACGGCAAGGGGTTCCGCAACTCGAAAACCCGCGCCGAACTCAAGCTGCCGGGCGGCGGCGGCGGTCCGGGCTTCCTGATGACGCGCAACTTCTTCGTGATCAAGCGTTACAACGCCTCCGATTCCTATGCGCTCGGCGTCGGGCTTCTCGCCGACCAGATCGCCGGCTATGCCGGCATGCAGCAGCGCTGGCCGCGGCCCGACGGTTCGCTCGACATCAGCGAGAAGTTCGAACTGCAGAACCGGCTCAAGGAACTTGGCTATTACGATGGCGAGGTGGACGGCAATTTCGGCTCGGGCTCGAAAGCCGCGATCCAGGCCTTCCAGACGCAGAACGGCCTGACGCCGGACGGCGAGCCGACGCAGAACCTGCTGCGCGCCCTGCGCCGCTAA
- the galU gene encoding UTP--glucose-1-phosphate uridylyltransferase GalU, which yields MTDKRKVRKAVFPVAGLGTRFLPATKAVPKEMLTVVDKPVIQYVVDEALEAGIEHLIFVTGRSKAVIEDYFDIQVELDQTLRERNKKAEIELLEAMLPKAGTTSFTRQQAPLGLGHAVWCARDLVGNEPFALLLPDMIMKGEKGCLKGMVELYEHSGGNVIAVEECAPDQAHKYGIVGVGDRVGDGFKITKMVEKPAPGTAPSNFFINGRYILQPEIFPILERQERGAGNEIQLTDGMVKLSGAQPFAAYHFRGETFDCGAKDGFILANVAFALERADIRPIVEGPLKTLLHGLK from the coding sequence ATGACCGACAAGCGTAAAGTTCGCAAAGCCGTTTTCCCGGTCGCAGGCCTGGGAACGCGTTTCCTTCCCGCCACCAAGGCAGTGCCGAAGGAAATGCTGACGGTCGTGGACAAGCCGGTCATCCAGTATGTCGTCGACGAGGCGCTGGAGGCAGGGATCGAGCATCTGATCTTCGTGACCGGTCGCAGCAAGGCGGTCATCGAGGATTATTTCGACATCCAGGTCGAACTCGACCAGACGCTCCGGGAGCGCAACAAGAAGGCGGAAATCGAGCTGCTCGAAGCCATGCTGCCGAAGGCCGGCACGACGAGCTTCACCCGCCAGCAGGCGCCGCTCGGGCTCGGCCATGCCGTGTGGTGCGCGCGCGATCTCGTCGGCAACGAGCCCTTTGCGCTGCTTCTTCCCGACATGATCATGAAGGGCGAGAAGGGCTGCCTCAAGGGCATGGTCGAGCTCTACGAGCACAGCGGCGGCAATGTCATCGCCGTCGAGGAATGCGCCCCCGACCAGGCGCACAAATACGGGATCGTCGGCGTCGGCGACCGGGTCGGCGACGGCTTCAAGATCACCAAGATGGTCGAGAAACCGGCGCCCGGAACGGCCCCGTCCAACTTCTTCATCAACGGCCGCTATATCCTGCAGCCGGAAATCTTCCCGATTCTCGAGCGCCAGGAACGCGGCGCCGGCAACGAGATCCAGCTGACCGACGGCATGGTGAAGCTTTCCGGCGCGCAGCCCTTCGCCGCCTATCATTTCCGCGGCGAGACTTTCGACTGCGGTGCGAAGGACGGCTTCATCCTCGCAAACGTTGCCTTCGCGCTCGAGCGCGCCGACATCCGCCCGATCGTCGAAGGGCCGCTCAAGACGCTGTTGCATGGATTGAAGTGA
- a CDS encoding SPFH domain-containing protein, with the protein MGGLDYAVIALVVLVFLTLFAGIKTVPQGYRYTIERFGRYIKTLDPGLNFIIPYFDRIGAKMNVMEQVLDVPTQEVITKDNASVSADAVAFYQVLNPAQAAYQVANLENALLNLTMTNIRSVMGSMDLYELLSNRDTINDRLLRVVDEAANPWGIKITRVEIKDIAPPTDLVEAMARQMKAEREKRAQVLEAEGARNAQILRAEGAKQSAILEAEGQREAAYREAEARERLAEAEAKATRMVSEAIAAGDVQAINYFVAQKYTEALASIGTANNQKIVLMPMEASSLIGSLGGIGAIAREVFGDGQPPAPSRPRQSTPRTGPAPGPAENA; encoded by the coding sequence TTGGGCGGCTTGGATTATGCGGTCATTGCGCTCGTCGTTCTCGTTTTCCTGACGCTTTTCGCCGGGATCAAGACGGTTCCACAGGGTTACCGTTACACGATCGAGCGCTTCGGACGATATATCAAGACCCTCGATCCCGGTCTGAATTTCATCATCCCCTACTTCGATCGCATCGGCGCGAAGATGAATGTGATGGAGCAGGTGCTCGACGTTCCGACCCAGGAGGTCATCACCAAGGACAATGCCAGCGTATCGGCCGATGCGGTCGCCTTTTATCAGGTGCTGAACCCCGCCCAGGCCGCCTATCAGGTCGCCAATCTTGAAAACGCCCTCCTCAACCTGACGATGACCAATATCCGCTCAGTCATGGGCTCGATGGATCTCTACGAGCTGCTTTCCAACCGCGACACGATCAACGACCGGCTGCTGCGCGTCGTCGACGAAGCGGCCAATCCCTGGGGCATCAAGATCACTCGCGTCGAGATCAAGGATATCGCCCCGCCGACCGACCTCGTCGAGGCGATGGCCCGGCAGATGAAGGCGGAGCGCGAGAAGCGCGCGCAGGTGCTCGAAGCGGAAGGCGCCAGGAACGCGCAGATCCTGCGCGCCGAAGGCGCCAAGCAATCGGCGATCCTCGAGGCGGAGGGGCAGCGGGAAGCTGCCTATCGCGAGGCGGAAGCGCGCGAGCGCCTGGCGGAAGCGGAAGCCAAGGCGACCCGCATGGTCTCCGAAGCGATCGCCGCCGGCGACGTGCAGGCGATCAACTATTTCGTCGCGCAGAAGTACACGGAAGCCTTGGCTTCGATCGGCACCGCCAACAACCAGAAGATCGTCCTGATGCCGATGGAAGCCTCCTCGCTGATCGGTTCGCTCGGCGGCATCGGCGCGATCGCCCGCGAAGTCTTCGGCGACGGGCAGCCGCCCGCTCCTTCTCGCCCGCGCCAGTCGACGCCGCGCACCGGCCCGGCGCCGGGCCCCGCCGAGAACGCGTGA
- a CDS encoding glutamate synthase subunit beta, translating into MGKVTGFLEIDRQVAKYQPASDRIRHFREFTIPMSDQEVQKQAARCMDCGIPYCHGPTGCPVHNQIPDWNDLVYNGNWDEAIRNLHSTNNFPEFTGRVCPAPCEEACTLNLEDVPVAIKTVEQAIADKAYEMGYIVPQPAVTKTGKKVAIIGSGPAGMAAAQQLARAGHEVHVYERESKPGGLLRYGIPDFKMEKNFIDRRVEQMKGEGVTFHCGINVGVDLAVQTLIDDHDAVLYCGGSETPRDAGIPGVEFIGVHDAMPYLVQQNRRVGRENIDSVGWPSEPILAGGKHVVVVGGGDTASDCVGTAFRQGAVKVTQLDIRPQPPEKEDKLAVWPFWATKMRTSSSQAEGAVREFQVATLEFIGDEDGNLTGVKCCQVDDRRKPIAGTEFIIKADLAFIAIGFRGPFTTSVLKDLADRLSLNTDRRGSTNVVANERDYRTSVDKLWTAGDVRRGQSLVVWAIREGRQAARAIDEALMGSTVLPR; encoded by the coding sequence ATGGGCAAGGTTACTGGATTTCTCGAGATCGACCGGCAGGTGGCGAAGTACCAGCCGGCGTCCGACCGCATCCGCCATTTTCGTGAATTCACCATTCCGATGTCCGACCAGGAAGTGCAGAAGCAGGCCGCTCGCTGCATGGACTGCGGCATCCCTTACTGCCATGGGCCGACCGGGTGTCCGGTACACAACCAGATCCCGGACTGGAACGACCTCGTCTATAACGGCAACTGGGACGAGGCGATCCGCAACCTGCATTCGACCAACAACTTCCCGGAATTTACCGGCCGCGTCTGCCCGGCGCCCTGCGAGGAAGCCTGCACGCTGAACCTCGAGGACGTGCCGGTGGCGATCAAGACGGTCGAGCAGGCGATCGCCGACAAAGCCTATGAGATGGGCTACATCGTGCCGCAGCCGGCCGTTACCAAGACCGGCAAGAAGGTCGCGATCATCGGTTCTGGACCGGCCGGCATGGCGGCTGCGCAGCAGCTTGCCCGCGCCGGCCACGAGGTTCATGTCTACGAGCGCGAATCGAAGCCCGGCGGGCTGCTGCGCTACGGCATTCCGGACTTCAAGATGGAGAAGAACTTCATCGATCGCCGCGTCGAACAGATGAAGGGCGAAGGCGTGACCTTCCACTGCGGCATCAATGTCGGCGTCGACCTGGCTGTCCAAACGCTCATCGACGATCACGACGCGGTGCTCTATTGCGGCGGCTCCGAAACGCCGCGCGATGCTGGGATCCCGGGCGTCGAGTTCATCGGCGTGCACGACGCCATGCCCTATCTGGTGCAGCAGAACCGCCGCGTCGGCCGCGAGAACATCGACAGCGTCGGCTGGCCGTCCGAGCCTATCCTCGCCGGCGGCAAGCATGTGGTGGTCGTCGGCGGCGGTGACACGGCGTCCGACTGCGTCGGCACGGCCTTCCGCCAGGGTGCCGTCAAGGTGACGCAGCTCGACATCCGCCCGCAGCCGCCGGAGAAGGAAGACAAGCTCGCTGTCTGGCCGTTCTGGGCAACGAAGATGCGCACCTCATCGAGCCAGGCCGAGGGTGCCGTTCGCGAGTTCCAGGTCGCCACGCTCGAATTCATCGGCGACGAGGACGGCAACCTGACGGGCGTCAAGTGCTGCCAGGTGGACGATCGGCGCAAGCCGATTGCCGGTACCGAGTTCATCATCAAGGCGGACCTCGCCTTCATCGCCATCGGCTTCCGCGGCCCGTTCACGACCAGCGTGCTCAAGGACCTCGCTGACAGGCTGTCGCTGAACACCGACCGGCGCGGTTCGACCAACGTCGTGGCCAACGAGCGGGACTACAGGACCTCGGTCGACAAGCTCTGGACAGCCGGCGACGTCCGCCGCGGCCAATCGCTCGTCGTCTGGGCGATCCGCGAAGGCCGGCAGGCGGCCCGGGCGATCGACGAGGCGCTGATGGGATCGACGGTGCTGCCGAGGTAA
- a CDS encoding outer membrane beta-barrel protein, giving the protein MAPRFSRSITAGASLARKRAWLSAGCALLFAHTATAQSLDAPQAATTAVTGSTIETGASPAATDPQTTGAVASSDLPPALDEDFNRLNRREETTDGLRMRIDPEAGQAPGIRIGSFVLKPALSETFNHERQKNGSASQSRTFLETGLKGTLTSDWARHQLSVIGEGVLQDNISGEGEEEPRADVDAELRLDLSDETTAKLSAGYSFEREDANDPNAIANAVEQSAVNTYRLGAAVERDLGLVRGSLGLDFERQTYGDVELDNGTTLSQEDRNRNTGTLTGRLGYELSPALIPFLEASVGKSIYDLRRDTLGFERSYMSYAGRAGMEVDLGEKLNGELALGYETFRLDDDRLGDLGGLSVDGRVNWSPKRGTDVLFGLLTYLDPSTTAGNPGSINYELTNIITHQLRSSLVATLSNSLTLRDFPSDAAASDEATWRTGAGLTWDMSRYLALTGDVSYERTNRDIGPSSDTTRVGVGLTLRR; this is encoded by the coding sequence ATGGCGCCCAGGTTTTCACGCTCGATCACGGCGGGCGCCTCGCTTGCGAGAAAGCGGGCCTGGCTGTCGGCGGGCTGTGCGCTTCTTTTCGCCCACACGGCGACCGCGCAAAGCCTTGATGCGCCGCAAGCCGCAACCACCGCAGTCACTGGCAGCACGATTGAGACCGGTGCCTCCCCGGCGGCCACCGATCCCCAGACGACCGGCGCCGTCGCCAGTTCCGATCTGCCCCCGGCCTTGGACGAGGATTTCAACCGCCTCAACCGGCGCGAGGAAACGACCGACGGGCTGCGCATGCGCATCGATCCGGAAGCCGGCCAGGCGCCGGGCATCCGCATCGGCAGCTTCGTCCTGAAGCCGGCGCTCAGCGAAACGTTCAATCACGAGCGGCAGAAGAATGGCAGCGCCAGCCAGAGCCGGACCTTTCTCGAGACGGGCCTAAAGGGCACGCTCACATCCGACTGGGCGCGCCACCAGCTGAGCGTCATCGGCGAAGGCGTCCTGCAGGACAATATATCGGGCGAAGGCGAAGAAGAGCCGCGCGCCGACGTCGATGCGGAACTGCGCCTCGACTTGAGCGACGAAACGACGGCCAAGTTAAGCGCCGGCTACAGTTTCGAGCGCGAGGACGCCAACGATCCGAACGCTATCGCCAATGCCGTGGAGCAATCGGCGGTCAACACCTACCGGCTGGGCGCTGCCGTCGAGCGCGACCTCGGCCTCGTCCGCGGTTCCCTCGGCCTCGACTTCGAGCGCCAGACCTATGGCGATGTCGAGCTCGACAACGGCACGACGCTGTCGCAGGAGGACCGCAACCGCAATACCGGCACGCTTACCGGGCGGCTCGGCTACGAGCTGTCGCCGGCCCTCATTCCCTTTCTCGAAGCCTCGGTCGGCAAATCCATCTACGATCTCAGGCGGGACACGCTCGGCTTCGAGCGTTCCTACATGAGCTATGCCGGCCGCGCCGGTATGGAGGTGGACCTCGGCGAGAAGCTCAACGGCGAACTCGCGCTCGGCTATGAGACGTTTCGGCTCGACGACGACCGGCTGGGCGACTTGGGCGGCCTGTCGGTCGACGGGCGGGTCAACTGGTCGCCCAAGCGCGGCACCGACGTGCTCTTCGGGCTCCTGACCTATCTCGATCCGTCCACGACAGCGGGCAATCCGGGATCGATCAACTATGAGCTGACGAATATCATCACCCACCAGCTGCGTTCGTCACTGGTGGCGACATTGTCGAACAGCCTGACATTGCGCGATTTCCCCTCGGATGCCGCCGCCTCCGACGAGGCCACCTGGCGGACCGGCGCGGGTCTCACTTGGGACATGAGCCGCTATCTGGCGCTCACCGGCGATGTCAGCTACGAGCGCACCAACAGGGATATCGGCCCCTCGAGCGATACGACACGCGTCGGCGTCGGCCTGACGCTGCGGCGCTGA